Proteins from a single region of Rhea pennata isolate bPtePen1 chromosome 4, bPtePen1.pri, whole genome shotgun sequence:
- the EREG gene encoding proepiregulin isoform X1 — translation MICYVLQAVLGTTVIPLCTPGEMDNCTTALIQTENSPRVAQVGITRCKPEMKDYCFHGQCVYIVDLDEHYCRCDVGFSGVRCVHSELVRQPLSKEYVALTVILILLFLTAVSIASYYICKRYRNKKRQMNSSEYKEVGTL, via the exons ATGATTT GTTATGTATTGCAAGCAGTCCTGGGCACAACAGTGATTCCATTATGCACGCCTGGTGAAATGGACAACTGCACGACAGCACTAA TTCAGACAGAGAACAGTCCGCGTGTGGCTCAAGTTGGAATAACCAGATGCAAGCCTGAAATGAAAGACTACTGTTTCCATGGACAGTGTGTGTACATAGTGGATTTGGACGAACACTATTGCAG GTGCGATGTAGGCTTCTCTGGTGTCCGATGTGTGCATTCAGAACTTGTCAGACAGCCCCTCAGTAAGGAGTATGTGGCACTGACAGTAATCCTAATCCTGCTTTTCCTCACCGCTGTCTCTATTGCAAGCTATTATATCTGCAAAAG GTACCGAAACAAGAAGAGACAAATGAACAGCAGTGAATACAAGGAAGTTGGCACCCTGTAG
- the EREG gene encoding proepiregulin isoform X2, which produces MICYVLQAVLGTTVIPLCTPGEMDNCTTALIQTENSPRVAQVGITRCKPEMKDYCFHGQCVYIVDLDEHYCRCDVGFSGVRCVHSELVRQPLSKEYVALTVILILLFLTAVSIASYYICKSLTKEDSSLLH; this is translated from the exons ATGATTT GTTATGTATTGCAAGCAGTCCTGGGCACAACAGTGATTCCATTATGCACGCCTGGTGAAATGGACAACTGCACGACAGCACTAA TTCAGACAGAGAACAGTCCGCGTGTGGCTCAAGTTGGAATAACCAGATGCAAGCCTGAAATGAAAGACTACTGTTTCCATGGACAGTGTGTGTACATAGTGGATTTGGACGAACACTATTGCAG GTGCGATGTAGGCTTCTCTGGTGTCCGATGTGTGCATTCAGAACTTGTCAGACAGCCCCTCAGTAAGGAGTATGTGGCACTGACAGTAATCCTAATCCTGCTTTTCCTCACCGCTGTCTCTATTGCAAGCTATTATATCTGCAAAAG CCTTACCAAAGAGGACAGCAGTCTTCTCCATTAA